Proteins encoded within one genomic window of Pigmentiphaga sp. H8:
- a CDS encoding LysR family transcriptional regulator, with amino-acid sequence MDLRQLRYFVVLATQQHYGRASSILHVAQPALSRQIKLLEDELGVQLFERHPRGAAPTAEALFLLERASFLLRYAEQVKQDLIARQRDPRGPVAIGLSPALALLLAAPLTQAMRARYPDVRLRIIEGFSQSLHDMLGQGSVDVAILNGPMQLANLHATPLMTEALCLIGPANDARLRGKSLPLQRLAGVPLVMTGVPKSGVRLELEAAAAHAGVELESVVEVETITVASRLVREGLGMTVHFAAVVKSEIDAGQLAAIPVEGLRLRRILARAADRPPSRATEVLIASLQQVIADQVRAGNWPHARLEF; translated from the coding sequence ATGGACCTGAGACAACTCCGGTATTTCGTGGTGCTGGCCACGCAGCAGCACTACGGCCGGGCATCCAGCATCCTGCACGTGGCGCAGCCGGCGCTCAGCCGCCAGATCAAGCTGCTGGAAGACGAACTGGGGGTGCAATTGTTCGAACGCCATCCGCGCGGGGCGGCGCCCACCGCCGAGGCGCTGTTCCTGCTGGAACGCGCCTCCTTCCTGCTGCGCTACGCCGAACAGGTCAAACAGGACCTGATCGCGCGCCAGCGCGATCCGCGCGGACCGGTGGCGATCGGCCTGTCGCCCGCGCTGGCCCTGCTGCTGGCGGCGCCGCTCACCCAAGCCATGCGGGCCCGCTATCCGGACGTGCGGCTGCGCATCATCGAAGGGTTCTCGCAATCGCTGCACGACATGCTGGGCCAGGGCTCGGTGGACGTCGCGATCCTGAACGGTCCCATGCAGCTCGCCAACCTGCATGCCACGCCGCTGATGACCGAGGCGCTCTGTCTGATCGGACCGGCCAACGATGCGCGCCTGCGCGGCAAGAGCCTGCCGCTCCAGCGCCTGGCGGGCGTGCCGCTGGTGATGACGGGCGTCCCCAAGTCGGGAGTCCGCCTGGAACTGGAAGCCGCCGCCGCGCACGCGGGCGTCGAGCTGGAAAGCGTGGTGGAGGTGGAGACCATCACGGTCGCCTCGCGGCTGGTCCGCGAAGGCCTGGGCATGACCGTGCACTTCGCCGCCGTCGTGAAGTCCGAGATCGATGCGGGCCAGCTTGCCGCGATCCCGGTCGAGGGGTTGCGGCTGCGCCGCATCCTGGCCCGCGCGGCGGACCGCCCGCCCTCGCGCGCCACGGAGGTGCTGATCGCCTCCCTGCAGCAGGTCATCGCCGACCAGGTGCGCGCGGGGAACTGGCCCCACGCCCGGCTGGAGTTCTAG
- a CDS encoding cupin domain-containing protein, with amino-acid sequence MDITPEEMESTRIARWGKVKPYGETFIESRLPGMTKRLYKLINRGVLENKGVQPAIHGSHRFGVTLIEVPVGQGASLHSHKTEEVFFPLNGRMIVYWGDKGEHSVELNQWDCISMPVGVMRGFRNPNDHDLVIYSVVGGNDEEVGRIAWHPDVLKAAEGTGLEYDTTGYLKTSA; translated from the coding sequence ATGGACATCACTCCGGAAGAAATGGAATCGACGCGGATCGCGCGCTGGGGCAAGGTCAAGCCGTACGGCGAAACCTTCATCGAAAGCCGGCTGCCCGGCATGACCAAGCGCCTCTACAAGCTGATCAACCGCGGCGTGCTCGAGAACAAGGGGGTGCAGCCGGCCATCCACGGCAGCCACCGGTTCGGCGTCACGCTGATCGAGGTGCCGGTGGGGCAAGGCGCCAGCCTGCACTCGCACAAGACCGAAGAGGTGTTCTTCCCCCTGAACGGCCGCATGATCGTGTATTGGGGCGACAAAGGCGAACACTCGGTGGAGCTGAACCAGTGGGACTGCATTTCCATGCCGGTGGGCGTGATGCGCGGTTTCCGCAACCCCAATGACCACGATCTGGTGATCTACTCTGTGGTGGGCGGCAACGACGAAGAGGTCGGCCGCATCGCCTGGCATCCCGACGTGCTGAAGGCGGCCGAGGGAACGGGGCTCGAATACGACACCACGGGCTACCTGAAGACGTCGGCCTGA
- a CDS encoding tripartite tricarboxylate transporter substrate binding protein yields the protein MQTRMRNEDPGLADPGRRRAVGLIAAGGAALGVPLAARAAETEWAPRSAVRIVVPFAPGGTSDIVARLVAQHLSQSLGKPVVVDNRSGANGNIGIAAVANAAPDGHTLLFVSSAFLTNPAVAPDKPPYDPVRQFTPVCLAVTSPDVIVVNASSSLRTLADLIEAARRQPGALNYSSPGNGNSVHLGGELLWRRAGVTLTHVPYRGAAPAVQAALSGEVQCALTALPAARGHLAAGTLRALAVGGEARWPDLPAVPTVAESGYPGYRSETMQALFAPAGTPAAAVRRFGSEVRRILALPAVRKQAADQGFEVVASTPEALAARVADEAPRWAEVAAAAHIRVD from the coding sequence ATGCAGACCAGAATGCGCAATGAAGACCCGGGGCTTGCCGATCCCGGCCGACGCCGGGCCGTGGGCCTGATCGCGGCGGGCGGGGCGGCGCTGGGCGTGCCGCTGGCGGCCCGCGCGGCCGAGACGGAATGGGCGCCGCGCAGCGCCGTCCGCATCGTCGTGCCGTTCGCGCCGGGGGGGACCTCGGACATCGTCGCGCGCCTGGTGGCCCAGCATCTGTCGCAATCGCTGGGCAAGCCGGTGGTGGTGGACAACCGCTCGGGTGCCAATGGCAACATCGGCATCGCCGCGGTCGCCAATGCCGCGCCCGACGGGCATACGCTGCTGTTCGTGTCCTCGGCCTTCCTGACCAACCCCGCCGTGGCGCCGGACAAGCCACCCTACGATCCGGTGCGGCAGTTCACGCCGGTCTGTCTGGCCGTGACCTCGCCCGACGTGATCGTGGTCAACGCGTCCAGCAGCCTGCGCACCCTGGCCGACCTGATCGAAGCGGCCCGCCGGCAGCCCGGCGCGCTGAACTACTCCAGCCCGGGCAACGGCAACAGCGTGCACCTGGGCGGCGAGCTGCTCTGGCGGCGCGCGGGCGTCACGCTGACGCACGTGCCCTATCGGGGCGCCGCGCCGGCCGTGCAGGCGGCCCTGAGCGGCGAAGTGCAGTGCGCGCTGACCGCGCTGCCGGCCGCGCGCGGCCACCTGGCGGCGGGTACCCTGCGCGCGCTCGCTGTCGGCGGCGAGGCGCGCTGGCCGGACCTGCCCGCCGTGCCCACGGTGGCCGAGTCCGGTTATCCCGGCTATCGCTCCGAGACCATGCAGGCGCTGTTCGCGCCGGCCGGCACGCCTGCCGCCGCGGTGCGCCGGTTCGGCAGCGAAGTGCGCCGCATCCTGGCCCTGCCGGCCGTCCGCAAGCAGGCCGCCGACCAGGGCTTCGAGGTCGTCGCCAGTACGCCCGAGGCCCTGGCCGCCCGCGTGGCCGACGAGGCACCGCGCTGGGCCGAGGTGGCCGCGGCCGCCCATATCCGCGTCGACTGA